A segment of the Ischnura elegans chromosome 13 unlocalized genomic scaffold, ioIscEleg1.1 SUPER_13_unloc_1, whole genome shotgun sequence genome:
catacctggcagcttttctttgcacgcgttctaactctgttattaagcctttttcttgagggtcccaaacactggcagcgtgccacgaaaaataaaataattcgccCAGACCAGCTTGGTTTCCGGCGCAGAATGTCGGCAACTCATCAGATCCTAAGATTAGTTGAAAAAATCAGCCATGGGTTCAATCGCGGACTCACAACGGACGCGGTCTTTCTCGACGTTGCGCGCGCGTTTGAATGAGTTTGGCACAAGGGACTCCTTTAAGCCGGTTTCACACCACCCAATATTCCTTGATCAATAAACGTTGAACAAGGAAAATTGACCGTCAAACTGCGTCAAAGATAATTCAAGACGGCAGATCAAGAATACTTGATCAAGAGTCATTGGAGGGACTTTCACACGTTCAAAGACTTCAATGATGAGTTTGAAGCGCTGCACCTGCAATACGGAAAACAAAATAGCAACTTAATGCGACTTGAGCGCATTTTCTGTGGTTTGCCGGCAAAAAAAGTGTCCGAGTGGTTCCGAGTACTTAAGCACTATGGATGAGAACCACATAAATGTTGTGCGGCTTGGATTAGCTGTGGCCGTTTTAGGCGTTGGCATTATGGCTCAGAGGCGTAGGAATCGGCGCAGGATGTGGTCGAGGAAATGGATTAGTAGGAGAGAAAACGGAGTGATGAGCTTGCTGAGCAACGAGTTACGGACTGAAGATCCGGAATCCTTTCGGAATTTTTTGAGAATGAGTGAGCTAAATTTTAATGACTTACTTGGGAGGGTGTACGGAAAAATATCGAAGAAGGATACAGTGTGTCGGCAGTGCATACCTGCAAAACACAAACTCGCGGTGACGCTTCGATTTCTAGCGACCGGTGAAACCTACAAAAGCCTTCAGTATTCCACCAGGATTGCACATAATACCATTTCTTTGTTCGTCCCTGAAGTGTGCACAGCTTTGTATGAGGCTCTAAAGGACGATTTTTTGAAGGTAAGTTAGAGAAGTTGATGCCTTACCTTTAATGTACCAAAGTAACGCATGCAGTAATCTTTAGAAAACCTTGACGAAGTACTGAGTAAAtacctatttttgaatgaaagattGCTTCTCTCAGGTAGAGGGAATATATTTTTGGGCAGATGTTTTGAGGTGTCCAATGAAGGATActtgtttcaatgtttttttttttgtttcaggcACCAAACACTGCTGCAGAATGGGAAGTTATTGCTCAAGACTTCCAGAAGTTTTGGAATTTCCCTCATTGCATGGGAGCCCTCGACGGGAAACATATAAATTTCCGAGCTGCAAGGGCGGACGgctctacatttttcaattacaaACATGCGCATAGCATCATTTTGATGGCTTTAGTTGATGCTAATTACAGATTCTTGTACTATGATGTTGGTGTTAATGGGCGAGTTAATGATGCTGGTGTGTTTAGGGACTGCTCTTTAAGGGCAGCTCTCACAAGCAACAGGCTTGATGTTCCACCTGGAAAGCCATTGCCGGGTAGACAGAGAGATACGCCCTATGTCATTGTAGGAGATGATGCCTTCCCTCTGCAACCTTATTTAATGAAGCCCTATCCTGAGAGAGGGCTTTCCCAGAGTCAGAGGGTATTTAATTACCGCCTCAGTAGGGCAAGACGAGTTGTGGAGAATGCGTTTGGCATTCTCTCAAACCGTTTCAGGATATTTTTGTCTCCAATTAATCTATCTGTGGAGAAGGTGGAGAAAATAACACTAGCTTGCCTGGCCCTTCACAATTTTTTGAGAACAAAAAAAGACACATCATATGTCTGTTCAGGGCTTGTGGATGAAGAAACAGCAGATGGACTATTGATACCAGGGATGTGGAGAAATGATCCTCGCCTGCATAATCCACTGGTGAGGCAAGGGGGAAACAGAGCCCACAATTCTGCATTAGTGATTA
Coding sequences within it:
- the LOC124172135 gene encoding protein ALP1-like, whose protein sequence is MTFIDASAGRADGFTEYLKSQKPVAVHVKCRTNYTRSSTIASFSSQIEGDVASTSKAPNTAAEWEVIAQDFQKFWNFPHCMGALDGKHINFRAARADGSTFFNYKHAHSIILMALVDANYRFLYYDVGVNGRVNDAGVFRDCSLRAALTSNRLDVPPGKPLPGRQRDTPYVIVGDDAFPLQPYLMKPYPERGLSQSQRVFNYRLSRARRVVENAFGILSNRFRIFLSPINLSVEKVEKITLACLALHNFLRTKKDTSYVCSGLVDEETADGLLIPGMWRNDPRLHNPLVRQGGNRAHNSALVIREEFTNYFNGEGQVPWQNRV